The DNA region TGCGCAGAAGCTGAATGTGTCTCGTACAGCTATATGGAATCATATTACTCATTTGCGTCAGTGTGGGTATGTTATTGATGCTGTATCGAATACAGGGTACCGATTAGTGAATATTCCGGATAAAATGTTGCCGGACGAGATTATGAGGCTTCTCTGTACAAAAATAATAGGACGAAACGTAGTTTCTTTTGAAGAAACTGCATCTACAAGCAGTGTTGCGTTGCGTATGGCTGAAGATGGTGAACCAGAAGGAACTATTGTAATAGCCGAATCGCAAAATAAGGGCAGAGGAAGACACGGAAGATGCTGGTCATCACCTAAAGGTAAAGGGCTATGGTTTTCGTTGATATTACGCCCCGATATTTCTCCTCAAGATATATCTCAGATAACCTGTGCAGGTGCAATTGCGTGTGCGCGAGCCATTACTGATATATCAGGATGTGAAACAGAAATAAAATGGCCAAACGATATTATAGTAGGCGGTAAGAAAATAAGCGGTATATTAACGGAAATAAACTCTGACCTTGAAGGTATTCGTTATGTTGTGCTTGGTGTTGGGATTAACGTGAATGTTGATAAAACCGATTTCCCGAAAGAGATAAGAAATATTGCGACGTCAATGAAGATAGAACTTTCAAAAAACGTTTCACGGCTTTCAGTGCTCGGTTCATTTCTTCAATGGTTT from Candidatus Ancaeobacter aquaticus includes:
- a CDS encoding biotin--[acetyl-CoA-carboxylase] ligase; protein product: MQKNNTVKIDEALIEVLHKRKSEYVSGEELAQKLNVSRTAIWNHITHLRQCGYVIDAVSNTGYRLVNIPDKMLPDEIMRLLCTKIIGRNVVSFEETASTSSVALRMAEDGEPEGTIVIAESQNKGRGRHGRCWSSPKGKGLWFSLILRPDISPQDISQITCAGAIACARAITDISGCETEIKWPNDIIVGGKKISGILTEINSDLEGIRYVVLGVGINVNVDKTDFPKEIRNIATSMKIELSKNVSRLSVLGSFLQWFEEYYLELQSGKFDRIRTDWISLSNTIGKYVTVETQGKKIEGYATGVDPKGNLVVRLPNGLNEYVMSGDVTVQ